Proteins encoded together in one Catellatospora citrea window:
- a CDS encoding ECF subfamily RNA polymerase sigma factor, BldN family, translated as MLATAVRGDGGTQRIRTRQTNDATARHQPPGTKPVGGRVNGRSAPTQASGSAVEAGETQVLPTVEEGGTGGTGYPDRPDPSDAAHEVWTLVERAQQGDSEAFGLIYDRYVDTVFRFIYFRVGNRPLAEDLTSDTFLRALKRISSFTWQGRDLGAWLVTIARNLVADHFKSGRYRLEVTTGDVLDADREDRGPEGSPETAVVDHITNVALLTAVKQLNPEQQECIVLRFLQGFSVAETAQAMGKNEGAIKALQYRAVRALARLLPEGFQP; from the coding sequence ATGCTGGCCACGGCGGTACGAGGCGACGGCGGGACGCAGCGGATCCGCACCCGGCAGACCAACGACGCCACGGCCCGGCACCAGCCGCCCGGCACCAAGCCGGTGGGCGGGCGGGTCAACGGGCGCAGCGCCCCGACCCAGGCCAGCGGCTCCGCCGTGGAGGCCGGCGAGACCCAGGTCCTGCCCACCGTCGAGGAGGGCGGCACCGGCGGCACCGGCTATCCCGACCGGCCCGATCCCAGCGACGCCGCACACGAGGTGTGGACGCTGGTCGAGCGGGCCCAGCAGGGCGACTCCGAGGCGTTCGGGCTCATCTACGACCGGTACGTCGACACGGTGTTTCGGTTCATCTACTTCCGGGTCGGCAACCGGCCGCTGGCCGAGGACCTGACCTCGGACACGTTCCTGCGCGCGCTCAAGCGCATCAGCAGCTTCACCTGGCAGGGCCGCGACCTGGGCGCGTGGCTGGTCACCATCGCCCGCAACCTGGTCGCCGACCACTTCAAGTCCGGCCGGTACCGGCTGGAGGTCACCACGGGCGACGTCCTGGACGCCGACCGGGAGGACCGGGGCCCCGAGGGCAGCCCCGAGACGGCGGTGGTGGACCACATCACGAACGTGGCGCTGCTGACCGCGGTCAAGCAGCTCAACCCCGAGCAGCAGGAGTGCATCGTGCTGCGGTTCCTCCAGGGCTTCTCGGTGGCGGAGACCGCGCAGGCGATGGGCAAGAACGAGGGCGCCATCAAGGCCCTCCAGTACCGCGCCGTCCGCGCGCTCGCCCGCTTGTTGCCCGAGGGGTTCCAACCGTGA
- a CDS encoding HAD family hydrolase, with protein MKRGAKHIVWDWNGTLVDDLHLVVNATNVAFEVAAPGLSIKVTADEHRRDFRRPISEYYGSVLGRPITEAEFVELDRVFHDAYRTGLAELALAAGALDALRGWTGTQSLLSMWFHDELVPTVTRYQLTSHFIRVDGLRERLGGEQAHKAGHLKRHLAELRLEGADVVLIGDSIDDADAAASVGARCVLYTGGFTDPAKLRAYGVPVADTLLEAVALAA; from the coding sequence ATGAAGCGCGGCGCGAAGCACATCGTCTGGGACTGGAACGGCACCCTCGTCGACGACCTGCACCTGGTCGTGAACGCGACCAATGTCGCGTTCGAGGTGGCCGCGCCCGGCTTGTCGATCAAGGTGACCGCCGACGAGCACCGCCGCGACTTCCGCCGCCCGATCAGCGAGTACTACGGCTCCGTGCTGGGCCGCCCGATCACCGAGGCGGAGTTCGTCGAGCTGGACCGGGTCTTCCACGACGCGTACCGCACCGGCCTGGCCGAACTGGCGCTGGCCGCGGGCGCGCTGGACGCGCTGCGCGGCTGGACCGGGACGCAGTCGCTGCTGTCCATGTGGTTCCACGACGAGCTGGTGCCGACCGTCACCCGCTACCAGCTGACGTCGCACTTCATCCGGGTGGACGGGCTGCGCGAGCGGCTGGGCGGGGAGCAGGCGCACAAGGCCGGCCACCTGAAGCGGCACCTGGCCGAGCTGCGCCTGGAGGGCGCCGACGTGGTGCTGATCGGCGACTCGATCGACGACGCCGACGCGGCCGCCTCCGTGGGCGCGCGTTGCGTGCTCTACACCGGCGGTTTCACCGACCCGGCCAAGCTGCGCGCGTACGGCGTGCCGGTCGCGGACACGTTGCTGGAGGCCGTCGCGCTCGCGGCGTGA
- a CDS encoding redox-sensing transcriptional repressor Rex, with protein MSQQRTGHEAGITGRVGAVTPSTVPDFPDLPEATVARLPEYLRALHHLAETGHDTVSSEGLALAAGVNSAKLRKDLSHLGSYGTRGVGYDIEPLVGQIEYILGLNKRRAVALVGVGNLGHALAGYAGFASRGFRIAALFDADLTRVGELINGIAVRHIGDIPEVVKSEAISIAVLATPAGAAQAVADQLVAAGVTSILNFAPVVLNLPEQVDVRKVDLAVELQILSFHEHRKSARGAEQAKAVARGAELAKAVARGAVNGSPVATLGEVAA; from the coding sequence ATGAGTCAGCAGCGCACCGGTCACGAAGCCGGGATCACCGGCCGTGTCGGCGCGGTCACGCCCTCTACGGTCCCGGATTTCCCGGATCTGCCCGAGGCGACGGTGGCCCGCCTGCCCGAGTATCTGCGTGCCCTGCATCACCTCGCAGAGACCGGCCACGACACGGTCTCCAGCGAGGGCCTGGCCCTCGCCGCGGGCGTCAACTCCGCCAAGCTCCGCAAGGATCTGTCCCACCTCGGCTCGTACGGCACCCGCGGCGTCGGCTACGACATCGAGCCCCTGGTCGGCCAGATCGAGTACATCCTCGGCCTGAACAAGCGCCGCGCGGTCGCCCTGGTCGGCGTCGGTAACCTCGGCCACGCGCTGGCCGGCTACGCCGGGTTCGCCAGCCGCGGCTTCCGCATCGCCGCGCTGTTCGACGCGGACCTCACCCGGGTCGGCGAGCTGATCAACGGCATCGCCGTGCGGCACATCGGCGACATCCCCGAGGTGGTCAAGTCCGAGGCGATCTCCATCGCCGTGCTGGCCACCCCCGCCGGAGCCGCCCAGGCCGTCGCCGACCAGCTGGTCGCCGCCGGGGTCACCAGCATCCTGAACTTCGCCCCGGTGGTGCTCAACCTCCCGGAGCAGGTCGACGTCCGCAAGGTGGATCTCGCCGTCGAGCTGCAGATCCTCTCGTTCCACGAGCATCGCAAATCGGCCCGCGGGGCCGAGCAGGCAAAAGCAGTGGCCCGCGGGGCCGAACTGGCCAAGGCGGTGGCCCGCGGGGCCGTGAACGGCAGCCCCGTCGCCACGCTGGGAGAGGTGGCCGCGTGA
- a CDS encoding class I adenylate-forming enzyme family protein, whose protein sequence is MNLATLLRQHAAATPDRIALRADEDTLTWADWDARVDAAARGLQSLALPDTAGFPARVAIALRNDLDFTVTLLAVLRAGLVAVPCNPGFTPRELRHVLADSGAQVLVASPELLAGVADAVPHPLTALPAAEGAAPAEDAGDGLALLLYTSGTEGVPKGAMLPHAALLANHRQLAAVEPPLVGPDDTVLLALPLFHAYGLNTGLGSVLFHGAAGVLLADFDPAGSAALIAEHRVSVLVGVPPMFLAWSAVPDIGERLRSVRLAVCGAAALEPAAAARFTALTGHTVQVGYGLTETAPVLASTVAAPSAKPGAIGRPLPGVELRLVNRAGEDVWRGGEPLGADDEDDLDLDVPDSPGTDPGEIVVRGENVFAGYWPDGRGGPDAAGWWPTRDVAYADGDGDLFLVDRLGELILVSGFNVYPAEVEQVLLAHPGVAQAAVLGAPHPMTGQQVRAVVVPAPRAEVTAAELAAHCARNLARFKCPSEIEFADALPYSVIGKVRKGLL, encoded by the coding sequence GTGAACCTCGCCACACTGCTGCGCCAGCACGCCGCCGCGACACCGGACCGGATCGCGCTGCGCGCGGACGAGGACACCCTGACCTGGGCCGATTGGGACGCGCGGGTCGACGCCGCGGCGCGCGGCCTGCAGTCGCTGGCACTGCCCGACACGGCCGGTTTTCCCGCGCGTGTCGCGATCGCCCTGCGCAACGACCTCGACTTCACCGTCACCCTGCTGGCCGTGCTGCGCGCGGGCCTGGTCGCGGTGCCCTGCAACCCCGGGTTCACCCCCCGCGAGCTGCGCCACGTGCTGGCCGACAGCGGGGCACAGGTGCTGGTCGCCTCGCCGGAGCTGCTGGCCGGGGTCGCCGACGCGGTGCCGCACCCGCTGACCGCGCTGCCGGCCGCCGAGGGCGCCGCGCCCGCCGAGGACGCCGGTGACGGGCTCGCACTGCTGCTCTACACCTCGGGCACCGAGGGCGTGCCCAAGGGCGCGATGCTGCCGCACGCGGCGCTGCTGGCCAACCACCGGCAGCTGGCCGCCGTCGAGCCGCCGCTGGTCGGCCCGGACGACACGGTGCTGCTGGCGCTGCCGCTGTTTCATGCGTACGGCCTCAACACCGGCCTCGGCTCGGTGCTGTTCCACGGCGCGGCGGGCGTGCTGCTGGCCGACTTCGACCCCGCCGGCTCCGCCGCGCTGATCGCCGAGCACCGGGTGAGCGTGCTGGTCGGCGTGCCGCCGATGTTCCTGGCCTGGAGCGCGGTGCCGGACATCGGCGAGCGGCTGCGCTCGGTGCGGCTGGCGGTGTGCGGCGCGGCGGCGCTGGAGCCGGCCGCGGCGGCCCGGTTCACCGCGCTGACCGGGCACACCGTGCAGGTCGGCTACGGGCTCACCGAGACCGCGCCGGTGCTGGCGTCCACCGTCGCCGCCCCGTCGGCCAAGCCGGGCGCCATCGGCCGCCCGCTGCCCGGGGTCGAGCTGCGCCTGGTCAACCGGGCCGGGGAGGACGTGTGGCGGGGCGGCGAGCCGCTCGGCGCGGACGACGAGGACGATCTCGACCTCGACGTGCCGGACTCGCCGGGCACCGACCCGGGCGAGATCGTGGTCCGCGGGGAGAACGTGTTCGCCGGATACTGGCCCGACGGCCGGGGCGGCCCGGACGCCGCGGGCTGGTGGCCCACCCGCGACGTGGCGTACGCCGACGGCGACGGCGACCTGTTCCTGGTCGACCGGCTCGGCGAGCTGATCCTGGTGAGCGGCTTCAACGTGTATCCGGCCGAGGTGGAGCAGGTGCTGCTGGCGCACCCGGGCGTGGCCCAGGCGGCCGTGCTGGGCGCGCCGCACCCGATGACCGGCCAGCAGGTGCGCGCGGTGGTGGTGCCCGCGCCGCGGGCCGAGGTCACCGCCGCCGAGCTGGCCGCGCACTGCGCGCGCAACCTGGCCCGGTTCAAGTGCCCGAGCGAGATCGAGTTCGCCGACGCGCTGCCCTACTCCGTCATCGGCAAGGTGCGCAAAGGCCTGCTGTGA
- a CDS encoding HAD family hydrolase produces the protein MPMPLAEPAAPVADRTGAAFFDVDNTMMQGASLYYFARGLASRRYFTTIDLAKFAISQARFRLLAAEHSGDIAQAREAALAFIEGWKVDDVQRLSEEIFDELMADRIWSGTRALADQHLAAGQRVWLVTAAPVELGRVIAARLGLTGALGTVAEIRDGAYTGRLVGEMMHGPAKAHAIEALAAAEGLDLTRCTAYSDSINDVPMLTSVGRAVAVNPDSALRRMARAQGWDIRDFRSGRKAAKVAVPVALGAGVLAGAVAGGMALSRRRKKT, from the coding sequence ATGCCGATGCCGCTGGCCGAGCCGGCCGCACCGGTCGCCGACCGCACCGGAGCCGCGTTCTTCGACGTCGACAACACGATGATGCAGGGCGCCTCGCTCTACTACTTCGCCCGCGGCCTCGCCTCACGGCGCTACTTCACCACCATCGACCTGGCCAAGTTCGCCATCAGCCAGGCCCGGTTCCGGCTGCTGGCCGCCGAGCACTCGGGCGACATCGCGCAGGCCCGCGAGGCGGCGCTCGCCTTCATCGAGGGCTGGAAGGTCGACGACGTGCAGCGGCTCAGCGAGGAGATCTTCGACGAGCTGATGGCCGACCGGATCTGGTCCGGCACCCGCGCGCTCGCCGACCAGCACCTCGCCGCGGGCCAGCGGGTGTGGCTGGTCACCGCCGCGCCCGTGGAACTGGGCCGGGTCATCGCCGCGCGGCTGGGCCTCACCGGCGCGCTGGGCACGGTCGCCGAGATCCGCGACGGGGCGTACACGGGCCGCCTGGTCGGCGAGATGATGCACGGGCCGGCCAAGGCGCACGCCATCGAGGCGCTGGCCGCCGCGGAGGGCCTGGACCTGACCCGGTGCACCGCGTACAGCGACTCGATCAACGACGTGCCGATGCTGACCAGCGTCGGCCGCGCGGTCGCCGTCAACCCCGACAGCGCGCTGCGCCGGATGGCCCGTGCCCAGGGCTGGGACATCCGCGACTTCCGCTCCGGGCGCAAGGCCGCCAAGGTCGCGGTGCCCGTCGCGCTGGGCGCGGGCGTGCTGGCCGGCGCGGTCGCGGGCGGCATGGCGCTGAGCCGCCGCCGGAAGAAGACGTGA
- a CDS encoding glutaredoxin family protein, which yields MTRLTLYTRPGCHLCEDAVAVLARIGEPFEEIDISGDRELEAEYGDRIPVIMLDGREHGYWRVEEQRLRRDLAKAS from the coding sequence GTGACCCGACTGACTCTCTACACCCGGCCCGGCTGCCACCTGTGCGAGGACGCGGTGGCGGTGCTGGCGCGCATCGGCGAGCCGTTCGAGGAGATCGACATCTCCGGGGACCGGGAGCTGGAGGCCGAGTACGGCGACCGCATCCCGGTGATCATGCTGGACGGCCGGGAGCACGGCTACTGGCGGGTCGAGGAGCAGCGGCTGCGCCGTGACCTCGCCAAGGCCTCCTGA